One Oscillospiraceae bacterium DNA window includes the following coding sequences:
- a CDS encoding Gfo/Idh/MocA family oxidoreductase, translating into MSKVKVAVIGCGTIANSAHIPSYMNNENVEIKYFCDIIPEKAKAAVEKYGCGKAITDYKEILKDNEIEAVSVCTPNRMHSIISCDCLRAGKNVLCEKPAARVYSEALEMQKTTAETGKILNIGVVNRFNTAVNMIKNKINAGELGNVYHIYVSFRAHRSIPGLGGAFTTKAIAGGGALIDWGVHYLDIVMYCCGDPNPVTVSGKAFCVLGKDMKNYVYEGMWAEDTKNVNGTYDVDDSVTAFIRTEGPTITLNGAWAQNIGQSETYIDFLGDKAGIRLNYGGNFTVYGTKDGKLCEETPEFTAEPMFQKEIDAFIDCVRTGKKLPSHIDKAVLTSKIMQSIYDSSDSGKEIVLK; encoded by the coding sequence ATGTCAAAAGTCAAAGTTGCAGTCATCGGATGCGGTACGATCGCAAACAGCGCACATATCCCCTCGTATATGAATAACGAGAACGTAGAAATCAAATATTTCTGCGATATTATTCCGGAAAAAGCCAAAGCCGCTGTTGAAAAATATGGATGCGGCAAGGCAATTACCGATTATAAGGAAATACTCAAGGACAACGAAATAGAAGCTGTTTCGGTTTGTACACCCAACCGCATGCATTCAATAATATCCTGCGACTGTCTCAGAGCCGGAAAAAATGTCCTTTGTGAAAAGCCTGCCGCAAGGGTATATTCAGAAGCTCTTGAAATGCAGAAAACAACGGCGGAAACAGGCAAAATACTCAACATCGGCGTAGTAAACCGTTTTAATACCGCCGTCAATATGATAAAAAATAAAATTAACGCGGGTGAACTCGGAAATGTATATCATATATATGTTTCCTTCCGTGCTCATCGTTCAATTCCGGGACTCGGCGGAGCATTTACGACAAAAGCTATTGCCGGCGGCGGAGCCTTAATCGACTGGGGTGTGCATTATCTTGATATAGTTATGTATTGCTGCGGCGATCCTAATCCTGTAACAGTTTCCGGAAAAGCATTTTGCGTTCTGGGAAAAGATATGAAAAATTATGTTTATGAGGGAATGTGGGCAGAGGATACAAAAAATGTAAACGGGACATATGATGTCGATGATTCCGTTACTGCATTCATAAGAACAGAGGGTCCGACTATAACTTTGAACGGCGCATGGGCACAGAATATCGGACAGTCAGAAACTTATATTGATTTTCTTGGTGACAAGGCAGGAATCAGACTGAATTATGGTGGAAATTTCACCGTTTATGGTACAAAAGACGGAAAGCTCTGTGAAGAAACGCCTGAGTTTACCGCAGAACCTATGTTCCAAAAAGAAATTGACGCTTTTATTGATTGTGTAAGAACTGGCAAAAAGCTTCCTTCTCATATAGACAAAGCGGTCTTAACCTCTAAAATCATGCAGTCAATATATGACTCGTCAGATTCAGGAAAAGAAATCGTGCTTAAGTAA
- a CDS encoding YhcH/YjgK/YiaL family protein, with amino-acid sequence MIIGNINEQVFNKSANEKINNAILIIRKTDFGKALPGKNTTENDEVFFNYISAYASALQENEVEFEAHKEYADIHVMLRGEEFIYLSKTDKLVKKTEYDIAGDYALFAGTASEKVKLKAGDYLVCMPEDAHAPLINCGFDGEIQKAVFKVRL; translated from the coding sequence ATGATAATTGGTAATATAAACGAACAGGTATTCAATAAATCCGCAAATGAAAAAATAAATAATGCCATTTTGATAATACGTAAAACCGACTTCGGAAAAGCTTTGCCCGGAAAGAACACCACAGAAAATGACGAGGTATTTTTTAATTATATATCGGCATACGCTTCGGCTCTCCAGGAAAATGAAGTCGAATTCGAAGCTCATAAAGAATACGCCGATATTCATGTGATGCTCCGCGGGGAAGAATTTATTTATTTATCAAAGACCGATAAACTGGTGAAAAAAACTGAATACGATATAGCGGGCGATTATGCATTATTTGCCGGAACCGCATCAGAAAAAGTAAAATTAAAGGCCGGCGATTATCTCGTTTGTATGCCGGAAGACGCGCATGCTCCGCTAATAAACTGCGGTTTTGACGGTGAAATTCAAAAAGCTGTTTTCAAGGTTAGATTATAA
- a CDS encoding right-handed parallel beta-helix repeat-containing protein, with translation MKTFIRIISALLSLMFAISLFGCINRSKTAAVISAINEDGSMQIEDTEGNKYIMKPYDPGTYYEPAATGIIYLKNFGAKGDGVNDDTEAIKLAVAALKDGGILYLQQGTYIMTSPIEISTDNIIIKGDGAKTVIEFKYDPKQDDKASGCSAFCFENAIKNVILKDFTVKHTDYDENVAAVKQYGILFGQCDNVYLDNLTVSGFNASAVRIGSDTETESTRISIKNSRFFNNNTAGIEIGKADGIDITACDIYENKSGKSCTGYGVYAPETADAKNVRINFNRINKNYIAGVFLKNGKQVIIDGNIISNNSLYGVYAKGENTDNIIISNNMISDMEIDSVDSFSDYDFLSAICCGTECETSSDRRSYSIMNNTVKNITLKKGSSYGIFSAVNDCSTLKITDNQIEIDRCTSAIFLDSLKKDGYENNETDIGISSNQIHLLSIEKALITLCQARKLSISKNIAYAEKSDAQEAISMTGSKKTQTTITENIIALAGSDMKLVSFENGEAPSVIINKNNIFNGAAE, from the coding sequence ATGAAAACATTTATCAGAATTATATCGGCTTTGCTTTCGCTTATGTTTGCTATATCACTGTTCGGATGTATCAATAGGTCAAAAACAGCTGCTGTTATATCGGCAATAAACGAGGATGGTTCAATGCAGATAGAAGACACGGAAGGTAATAAATACATAATGAAGCCCTACGATCCCGGCACTTATTATGAACCGGCAGCGACGGGAATAATTTATCTTAAAAATTTCGGCGCTAAGGGTGACGGAGTAAATGACGATACCGAAGCTATAAAATTGGCTGTTGCGGCTCTGAAAGACGGAGGAATACTTTATCTTCAGCAGGGGACATATATTATGACATCCCCGATTGAAATATCTACAGATAATATAATAATAAAAGGCGACGGAGCAAAAACGGTCATAGAATTCAAATATGACCCTAAACAGGATGACAAAGCTTCCGGGTGCTCTGCATTTTGTTTTGAAAACGCAATAAAAAATGTCATATTAAAGGATTTTACTGTAAAACACACTGATTATGACGAAAATGTAGCAGCTGTAAAACAATATGGTATCTTGTTCGGACAATGTGATAATGTTTATCTAGACAATCTGACTGTCAGCGGCTTTAATGCCTCGGCTGTCCGAATAGGCTCGGATACCGAAACAGAATCGACGAGAATATCTATAAAAAATTCGAGATTTTTTAACAACAATACAGCGGGAATCGAAATAGGAAAAGCAGACGGCATTGACATAACCGCGTGCGATATATACGAAAACAAATCCGGAAAATCATGTACCGGCTACGGAGTATACGCGCCGGAAACAGCGGATGCAAAAAACGTTCGTATCAATTTTAACCGTATAAACAAGAATTATATCGCGGGGGTCTTTCTGAAAAACGGAAAGCAAGTTATAATAGACGGTAATATTATCAGTAATAATTCACTTTACGGAGTATATGCAAAAGGCGAGAATACCGATAATATAATCATATCAAATAATATGATAAGCGATATGGAGATTGATTCTGTCGACAGCTTTTCAGATTATGATTTTCTTTCCGCAATATGCTGCGGAACAGAATGTGAAACGTCATCCGACAGGCGCAGCTATTCCATTATGAATAATACGGTTAAAAATATCACTTTAAAAAAAGGCAGTTCATATGGGATTTTTTCAGCTGTAAACGACTGTTCAACTTTGAAAATCACGGATAATCAAATAGAAATTGACAGATGCACCTCCGCAATATTTCTGGATTCACTCAAAAAAGACGGATACGAAAACAACGAAACCGATATCGGCATATCATCAAATCAAATCCATTTGCTTTCAATTGAAAAGGCTCTGATTACGTTATGCCAGGCGCGAAAGCTTTCAATATCAAAAAACATTGCATATGCGGAAAAATCAGATGCTCAAGAAGCAATTTCTATGACAGGAAGCAAGAAAACTCAGACAACCATAACCGAAAACATAATTGCCTTGGCGGGGAGCGATATGAAGCTTGTTTCCTTTGAAAACGGGGAAGCTCCGTCGGTAATTATCAATAAAAATAATATATTCAACGGCGCAGCGGAATAA
- a CDS encoding O-acetylhomoserine aminocarboxypropyltransferase/cysteine synthase family protein, whose protein sequence is MNSYHISTKCIQEGYKPKNGEPRVMPLFQSTTYKYDSSDHLGKLFDLAEPGHMYSRISNPTNECVEGKINALEGGVGALLTSSGQAAILITILNLCKNGQNFLASSAIYGGTITLMSAELNRMGIEVRYFNQNETDEQIQARIDENTRLVYGETIANPALEIYDIERFVLLAHKNRIPLCVDNTFATPYLCRPFEYGCDIIVHSTTKYMDGHASQIGGVIIDSGRFDYKNGKFPEFTCPNESYHGVVFAEQFGNAAFIAKARTLLMRDLGSTASPFNSYLVNMGLETLPLRMERHCSNAMKVAQYLSNRTDKISRVIYPGLESDPNHALAVKYLHNEDGKFIGSCGVISFEVKGGRPAAVKFMDSLKLAAIVVHVADSRTSVLHPASTTHRQLTDEQLVACGITSGMIRFSVGIEHSDDIIEDIRQALDKI, encoded by the coding sequence ATGAATTCATACCATATCAGTACAAAATGCATTCAGGAAGGCTATAAGCCGAAAAACGGCGAACCGCGCGTTATGCCGTTATTTCAATCTACTACATACAAATATGATTCTTCGGATCATCTCGGAAAGCTTTTCGACCTTGCCGAACCGGGTCATATGTACTCCAGAATATCAAATCCGACAAATGAATGTGTGGAAGGAAAAATAAATGCTCTGGAGGGCGGTGTAGGTGCATTATTGACTAGCTCCGGACAGGCCGCCATTCTTATAACGATTTTAAATCTCTGCAAAAACGGACAGAATTTTCTCGCTTCATCGGCAATTTACGGCGGCACAATTACTCTCATGTCAGCGGAATTGAACCGCATGGGCATTGAAGTCCGGTATTTCAATCAAAACGAAACAGATGAACAAATACAAGCAAGAATTGACGAAAATACGCGTTTGGTATACGGAGAAACAATAGCGAATCCCGCTCTCGAAATATATGATATCGAGAGATTTGTTCTTCTTGCGCATAAAAACCGGATTCCGCTCTGCGTAGACAATACTTTTGCGACCCCGTATCTTTGCCGTCCGTTTGAATACGGATGTGATATAATAGTGCATTCTACGACAAAATATATGGACGGTCATGCTTCCCAAATAGGCGGAGTAATTATTGACAGCGGCCGCTTTGATTATAAAAACGGAAAATTTCCGGAATTCACCTGTCCGAACGAATCATATCACGGCGTTGTATTCGCCGAACAATTCGGCAACGCCGCCTTTATCGCAAAAGCCCGTACGCTGCTTATGCGTGATCTGGGCTCTACCGCATCGCCTTTCAATTCATACCTTGTCAATATGGGGCTTGAAACACTTCCTCTCCGTATGGAGCGCCATTGTTCAAACGCGATGAAGGTTGCTCAATATCTTTCAAATAGAACAGATAAAATATCACGCGTCATATATCCGGGTCTTGAATCTGATCCCAACCATGCGCTTGCCGTCAAATATCTTCATAATGAGGACGGAAAATTCATCGGATCATGCGGAGTAATTTCGTTTGAAGTTAAAGGCGGCAGACCGGCCGCGGTTAAATTCATGGATTCGCTTAAGCTTGCCGCTATAGTTGTTCATGTCGCCGACAGCAGAACCAGCGTACTTCATCCCGCGAGCACGACACATCGTCAGTTAACAGATGAACAGCTTGTCGCATGCGGAATTACGAGCGGCATGATAAGGTTCTCGGTAGGTATTGAGCATTCTGACGATATTATAGAAGATATCAGACAGGCTCTCGATAAAATATAA
- a CDS encoding zinc ribbon domain-containing protein, translating into MSIICSKCGRTLPDNTIYCSGCGQKNEPVVPMKYCPSCGNKILKSSKFCSKCGAVQIAEAEKQILFCMNCKKPLPDGAVFCSICGTKATVMSPVSGNIGISVSQSKKCKMCGADLKQDAIFCGICGAAVNDASQTKAGLINKDDLTSDNAAADNGSGFKPREITYVESSKKKPELDIIEQTESSNSSATTPEIVLEDSSTVMESDIRIPVPTPVITPVPTSEAIKCPKCGKELKPGVKFCNGCGALLDAAVPGIQTVPETKIESDVIIPVPTPVMTSAPTSETIKCPKCGKELKPGAKFCNGCGAHLNAAVPGMQTVPVNVIENDIKIPVPTPVITPVPTSEEIKCPKCGKELKPGAKFCNGCGVNIDALKEKPLEKVLAEEIICKNCGAVLKPNMKYCYNCAAEVKY; encoded by the coding sequence ATGTCGATAATATGCAGCAAATGCGGAAGAACACTTCCGGACAATACAATATACTGCAGCGGATGCGGACAGAAAAACGAGCCTGTTGTTCCAATGAAATATTGCCCTTCATGTGGTAATAAAATATTGAAATCCTCAAAATTCTGCTCAAAATGCGGTGCCGTGCAGATTGCCGAAGCAGAAAAGCAAATACTTTTCTGCATGAATTGTAAAAAACCGCTTCCGGATGGCGCTGTGTTTTGCAGTATATGCGGAACGAAGGCGACGGTTATGTCGCCGGTATCCGGCAATATCGGCATATCGGTTTCTCAATCAAAAAAATGCAAAATGTGCGGAGCCGATTTGAAGCAGGATGCGATATTTTGCGGAATATGCGGCGCGGCGGTCAACGATGCATCTCAAACAAAAGCTGGCTTAATCAATAAAGACGATTTAACTTCGGATAACGCCGCAGCCGATAATGGATCCGGATTTAAACCAAGAGAAATTACATATGTTGAGAGTTCTAAAAAAAAGCCCGAGCTGGACATTATTGAACAGACAGAGTCAAGTAATTCGTCTGCCACGACACCTGAGATTGTCTTGGAAGATTCATCAACTGTAATGGAAAGTGATATAAGAATACCCGTTCCGACGCCGGTAATAACGCCTGTACCGACATCAGAAGCGATAAAATGCCCGAAGTGCGGCAAGGAATTAAAGCCCGGAGTAAAATTCTGCAACGGATGCGGGGCACTTTTGGATGCGGCTGTACCCGGAATACAAACTGTACCCGAAACTAAAATTGAAAGCGATGTCATAATACCCGTTCCGACGCCGGTAATGACGTCCGCACCGACATCAGAAACGATAAAATGCCCGAAGTGCGGCAAGGAATTAAAGCCCGGAGCAAAATTCTGCAACGGATGCGGGGCACATTTGAATGCGGCCGTGCCCGGAATGCAAACTGTACCTGTAAATGTAATTGAAAATGATATAAAAATACCCGTTCCGACGCCAGTAATAACGCCTGTACCGACATCAGAAGAGATAAAATGCCCGAAGTGCGGCAAGGAATTAAAGCCCGGAGCAAAATTCTGCAACGGATGCGGAGTAAATATTGATGCACTGAAAGAAAAACCGTTGGAAAAAGTACTTGCTGAAGAAATAATATGTAAAAACTGTGGCGCAGTTTTAAAGCCGAATATGAAATATTGTTATAATTGCGCCGCTGAGGTAAAATACTAA
- a CDS encoding glycosyl hydrolase family 28-related protein, giving the protein MAGLKERLIALFICSSMVFSLFSCSANKNLYFSKISADKKTAVITNNINKSEVRVNIIKESEINEKSSSDSFANAADFGLSEDENADNMKAIAKAIASLKNGGTVYIPSGTYKIKKQIYIYRPNITICGAGPSTHLIYDFEQKSFHTSDTASFFCVVSGISSIIFRDIVLEYHGEFFPEFGHSYDGKINAINICRSSDILIENVEAFGFNSCAVYVSGTDTNETANDIIIRGCYFHHNRVGGVLYGYVNGLTITDCILEYHGSRPDGGTGYGSAGSSGAYPMNVRVINNQCNYNYRKGIDLHAGENIVIEGNTCRGNRLYGIYCEGPKTNHVVIKNNIVSDMSREKLDIGEPYTWLSGIDVGTATNTDGVYYDFQVIGNIIENHGLVQGSAYGICGYFSFDKGSVIIKDNIFNCTEITNFVRFSGDGSINSSCDISFNVSGNQFYAEKADGDPILISKYNSLIFSDNQISVKKPNTGRVVYINNDALSSTIFTGNNIDTGNSSSSVYSITRTSGTKGLIIENNIVNGSIKN; this is encoded by the coding sequence ATGGCTGGTTTAAAGGAAAGATTGATAGCGCTTTTTATATGTTCTTCCATGGTATTTTCGCTTTTTTCTTGCTCTGCCAACAAAAACCTGTATTTTTCAAAAATTAGCGCTGATAAAAAAACAGCTGTGATTACAAACAATATCAATAAGAGCGAAGTGAGGGTTAATATAATAAAAGAATCTGAAATAAACGAAAAAAGTTCGTCAGACAGCTTTGCGAACGCCGCGGATTTCGGGCTGTCGGAAGATGAAAACGCCGATAACATGAAGGCAATTGCAAAAGCGATCGCTTCATTGAAAAACGGCGGGACAGTTTATATTCCTTCAGGCACATACAAGATTAAGAAGCAAATCTATATATATCGTCCGAATATTACTATTTGCGGAGCTGGTCCGAGCACTCATCTTATTTACGATTTTGAGCAGAAATCATTTCATACATCAGACACGGCTTCATTTTTCTGCGTGGTGTCGGGCATTTCAAGTATCATCTTCCGCGATATCGTACTTGAATATCACGGCGAGTTTTTCCCGGAATTCGGGCATTCATACGACGGAAAAATCAATGCCATAAACATATGCCGCTCGTCCGATATACTTATTGAAAATGTCGAAGCTTTCGGATTCAACTCATGCGCGGTATATGTCAGCGGTACAGATACAAACGAGACCGCGAATGATATAATTATCAGAGGCTGTTATTTTCACCATAATCGTGTTGGAGGTGTGCTGTACGGTTATGTCAACGGGCTGACAATAACTGATTGCATTCTCGAATATCACGGAAGCCGTCCTGACGGCGGTACCGGTTACGGTTCCGCAGGATCGAGCGGAGCTTATCCGATGAATGTGCGTGTAATAAACAATCAATGTAATTATAATTACCGCAAGGGAATAGATTTGCATGCGGGTGAAAACATTGTCATTGAAGGAAATACCTGCCGCGGAAACAGACTTTACGGAATTTATTGTGAAGGCCCGAAAACGAACCATGTGGTTATAAAAAACAATATAGTAAGCGATATGAGCCGTGAAAAGCTTGATATCGGCGAACCCTACACCTGGTTATCCGGCATCGACGTAGGGACAGCGACGAATACCGACGGCGTATACTATGATTTTCAGGTTATTGGAAATATTATCGAAAATCATGGTCTTGTTCAGGGCAGCGCATACGGGATATGCGGATATTTCTCATTTGACAAAGGCAGCGTAATAATAAAAGATAACATATTTAACTGCACAGAGATCACGAATTTCGTGAGGTTTTCCGGTGACGGATCAATTAATTCTTCATGCGATATCTCATTTAACGTATCGGGAAACCAATTTTATGCTGAAAAAGCCGATGGAGATCCCATATTGATATCGAAATATAACTCACTTATTTTTTCCGATAATCAGATTTCCGTTAAAAAGCCAAACACAGGAAGAGTTGTATATATAAATAATGACGCGCTTTCATCCACAATATTTACAGGAAATAACATTGACACCGGAAACAGCAGTTCATCTGTATACAGTATAACAAGGACTTCGGGCACAAAAGGACTGATTATTGAAAATAATATTGTCAACGGAAGCATCAAAAACTAA
- a CDS encoding glycosyl hydrolase family 28-related protein, with translation MSSGTERRGLQMKYGTVIKKSAAILIAVLTAACMASCSVDDKLPEKAGDIISIDENGIITVKDNNNKTYLYKAISENNEPDERINVKSFGATGDGKTDDTVAFSAAIAVLKNGGTLYIPEGKYLITAPIIIPGSTTVCGTGANAVIVYKREQSQTDLKSDISCFLIKDGADSVTIKNLAIKYEGNFFGEAGQSYSGKISGIYAGAVSDLYISNVAISGFNSCGIDLSGGNSGEKALRITVENSYLHHNRNAGLMMSNVYGVLITANTMEYNGCEADGKVGCGCAADRAANTENVLVISNSINYNYCRGIDVNAGAKILIDGNTCKANRLCGIYAEGKNTTDVVITNNIISDMNYTKTIPQGYGSVTGISFGAADEEDTSLYQNFTVSNNVIRNISVGSAETAIPLYCFASNKKGNIKITENTIDCDVIDSIFSINRDSKIEDHELNVVFSDNQITVKSLKSNGLLLIFKKLIFDGNQIKIIKTSDTVSVNILSGAANGEMIYCNNIISTDKSSVNEYALNSESGMAAIVMKNNIYNGVIAN, from the coding sequence ATGTCAAGTGGCACAGAAAGGCGAGGTCTGCAGATGAAATACGGCACGGTTATTAAAAAATCGGCGGCTATTCTTATCGCGGTGTTAACTGCGGCATGCATGGCTTCATGTTCGGTGGACGACAAATTACCGGAAAAAGCGGGTGATATTATTTCTATTGATGAAAACGGAATTATAACCGTAAAAGATAATAACAATAAAACATATCTTTATAAAGCGATAAGCGAAAATAATGAACCGGATGAACGTATAAACGTGAAATCCTTCGGCGCAACCGGAGACGGAAAAACAGACGACACCGTGGCTTTTTCCGCAGCCATAGCCGTTCTTAAAAACGGTGGCACACTGTATATACCCGAGGGCAAATATCTCATCACAGCTCCCATTATCATTCCGGGAAGCACCACTGTATGCGGGACAGGCGCAAACGCCGTAATAGTTTACAAGCGTGAGCAGAGCCAAACCGATTTGAAATCAGATATATCATGCTTTCTTATTAAAGACGGAGCGGATTCTGTAACAATTAAAAATCTGGCGATCAAATACGAAGGCAACTTTTTCGGAGAGGCCGGACAATCATACTCCGGAAAAATATCCGGTATCTATGCAGGCGCGGTCAGTGACCTTTATATATCAAATGTTGCGATATCCGGGTTTAACAGCTGTGGTATAGATTTATCGGGAGGCAATTCTGGCGAAAAAGCCTTGAGGATTACGGTCGAGAACAGTTATTTACATCATAACCGTAACGCTGGGCTTATGATGAGCAATGTTTATGGTGTATTAATAACCGCAAACACCATGGAATACAACGGATGTGAAGCCGACGGAAAAGTCGGATGCGGTTGTGCGGCGGACAGAGCGGCAAATACCGAAAATGTGCTTGTTATATCAAACAGCATTAATTATAATTATTGCAGAGGCATTGACGTAAACGCCGGGGCGAAAATCCTGATCGACGGAAACACCTGCAAAGCGAACCGTCTTTGCGGGATATATGCCGAAGGAAAAAATACGACTGATGTCGTTATTACTAATAATATAATTTCAGATATGAATTACACAAAAACAATTCCGCAGGGATATGGATCAGTGACAGGTATTTCATTCGGAGCGGCAGACGAAGAAGATACATCCTTATATCAGAATTTTACAGTTTCCAATAATGTCATCAGAAATATTTCGGTCGGATCTGCCGAAACAGCAATTCCGTTATATTGCTTCGCGTCAAATAAAAAGGGCAATATTAAAATTACAGAAAATACGATTGACTGTGATGTTATTGACAGCATTTTTTCGATAAATCGTGATTCAAAGATTGAAGACCACGAGTTGAATGTTGTCTTTTCCGATAATCAGATTACTGTTAAATCCTTAAAATCAAATGGGTTGCTCCTCATTTTTAAAAAATTGATTTTTGACGGGAATCAAATCAAAATAATCAAAACGTCTGATACCGTATCTGTAAACATTTTATCGGGAGCTGCAAACGGAGAGATGATTTATTGCAATAATATAATATCAACCGATAAATCCTCTGTAAACGAGTATGCCCTGAACTCAGAGTCCGGCATGGCTGCCATCGTGATGAAAAACAATATTTATAACGGCGTCATTGCAAACTGA
- a CDS encoding ROK family protein, giving the protein MNNTDQYMPDTAKYNHLGQIFNLIRSQAPITRARLSEITGINLMSVGKNVDTLLERKLIVQKRQSSAGIGRRAGILEINSAMSFAVIDLTSYNFALYIYDINFKQAEKMLHKYDPVKDFNSNLRKFLSDCANFIEHTGESRLIISIGVSVPGPYDSSSDTIINKRMPELNEIMIVRIIEFTVGRKVSYIDENVKQSIYAHMHTIPDYDKKSMVYLHIGDGIGGALTYNGEILRGHEKFAGDMGQLIFTSDGKTLEQILKYSTDTSEIQAALNKFVYNAMWFFDPDTIIIEYNRESNPLITKEMFSQLNTEAMFLPLKRKMPEFIITDSIKKAHLGIGILVRDNLLNISCDD; this is encoded by the coding sequence TTGAACAATACAGATCAATATATGCCTGACACCGCAAAATATAATCATCTCGGCCAAATTTTCAATCTCATACGCTCACAGGCACCTATTACACGCGCCAGGTTATCAGAAATAACCGGTATAAATCTTATGAGCGTCGGAAAAAATGTAGATACTCTCCTGGAGAGAAAGCTGATCGTTCAAAAGCGACAATCTTCTGCGGGAATCGGTCGAAGAGCGGGAATCCTCGAAATCAATTCCGCAATGAGCTTTGCGGTTATTGATCTTACATCATATAATTTCGCGTTATATATTTATGACATAAATTTTAAACAGGCAGAAAAAATGCTTCATAAATATGACCCCGTCAAAGATTTCAACTCAAATCTCCGAAAATTTTTATCTGATTGCGCAAATTTTATTGAGCACACCGGCGAAAGCCGATTAATAATCAGCATTGGTGTTTCTGTCCCAGGTCCTTACGATTCATCAAGCGATACAATTATAAACAAACGCATGCCGGAGCTGAATGAGATAATGATCGTGAGAATAATCGAGTTTACGGTAGGCAGAAAAGTATCGTATATCGATGAAAACGTAAAACAATCCATATATGCGCACATGCACACAATTCCGGATTATGATAAAAAAAGCATGGTGTACCTTCACATCGGCGACGGAATCGGCGGAGCGCTTACTTATAACGGAGAGATACTCAGAGGTCACGAAAAATTTGCGGGCGATATGGGTCAGCTTATATTCACGAGCGATGGGAAAACACTTGAACAAATTCTTAAATATTCGACAGATACTTCGGAAATACAAGCGGCTCTGAACAAGTTTGTCTACAATGCCATGTGGTTTTTCGATCCCGATACAATAATCATCGAATACAACCGCGAATCCAATCCCCTTATAACCAAAGAAATGTTTTCACAGCTTAATACGGAAGCTATGTTTCTTCCTCTTAAACGGAAGATGCCTGAATTTATAATCACCGACAGTATAAAAAAGGCTCATCTCGGAATCGGAATACTTGTAAGGGATAATCTGTTGAACATATCCTGCGACGATTAA